One genomic region from Quercus robur chromosome 4, dhQueRobu3.1, whole genome shotgun sequence encodes:
- the LOC126721991 gene encoding putative disease resistance RPP13-like protein 1 has translation MHLRTFLPGPIESSSYLTNYVPNCLLPQLRCLRVLSLCGYNIIELPSSIGDLKHLRYLNLSDTPIRSLPESTSSLHNLQTLMLKDCHKLTKLPEKIRDLINLRYLDITNAYLIREIPVGIEKLKNLQTLSNFVVGKDKGSKIGDLMNLEFLRGRLCISSLENVLDVEDARRANLNGKKNLDALEIKWRFALNDIQYASITKDILDMLRPSTTVKELSIDGYIGVKFPTWLGDHSFSHIEDLRIVRCKQCISLPTIGHLSSLKFLVIKSMPMVQTIGPEFYGEGRLKSFQNLETLCFEDMQEWQDWIPYGIEHGGFPRLRNLFISQCPKLQGELPRHLPSLEKFSNTFMKASM, from the coding sequence ATGCATTTACGAACATTCTTACCCGGACCAATCGAGTCGTCAAGCTACTTAACAAACTATGTTCCTAATTGTTTGTTGCCACAACTAAGATGCTTAAGAGTATTATCTCTATGTGGATATAACATCATTGAGCTACCAAGCTCAATCGGTGATCTGAAACATTTAAGATACCTCAACCTTTCTGATACTCCAATTAGAAGTTTACCAGAATCAACAAGTTCTCTACACAATTTGCAGACGTTGATGTTGAAAGATTGTCACAAACTTACAAAGTTACCGGAGAAAATTAGGGATCTAATTAATCTTCGTTATCTTGACATTACAAATGCCTATTTAATTAGAGAAATCCCGGTGGGAATTGAAAAACTAAAGAACCTACAAACATTATCTAATTTTGTTGTGGGAAAAGATAAAGGATCCAAAATAGGAGACTTGATGAACTTGGAGTTTCTTCGGGGAAGATTATGCATTTCAAGTTTGGAGAATGTGCTCGATGTTGAGGATGCAAGAAGGGCAAATTTAAATGGTAAGAAGAATTTAGATGCACTAGAGATCAAATGGAGGTTCGCACTTAATGATATACAATATGCAAGCATTACAAAAGATATTCTTGACATGCTACGGCCTTCAACAACGGTGAAAGAACTTTCAATTGATGGCTATATTGGTGTGAAATTCCCAACATGGTTAGGAGACCATTCATTTTCTCATATTGAGGACCTAAGGATTGTCAGATGTAAACAATGCATATCCTTACCTACTATTGGACATCTATCCTCCCTCAAATTCCTTGTCATTAAGAGTATGCCTATGGTGCAGACCATTGGTCCTGAGTTTTATGGGGAAGGTCGGTTGAAATCTTTTCAAAACTTAGAAACACTTTGCTTTGAAGATATGCAAGAATGGCAAGATTGGATTCCTTATGGAATTGAGCATGGAGGATTCCCTCGCTTGCGTAATCTTTTTATCTCTCAATGCCCCAAATTGCAAGGGGAATTGCCACGCCATCTCCCATCAttggaaaaattttctaatacGTTTATGAAAGCATCAATGTGA